In a single window of the Candidatus Deferrimicrobiaceae bacterium genome:
- a CDS encoding branched-chain amino acid ABC transporter permease, with translation MRGRHLPVLIFGGLIVGIQLATSVAGNPYHLTQLTMSAYYSLLAIGLCLLVGYAGQISLGHAGFFAIGGYITALLTTHDLSSRAGGASRWLAKAGILSSRTDLYGGELLTVHPWVACLVAVLATVGIAYAVGGPVLKLRGHYLAMATLGFGVIIYRIVLGTEFLGAADGISDVPPFAVLPGLEVSGKAALRASNYYLAWGVVIAAMVLLLNLIDSRAGRALSSIHGAEDAAEAMGIPTARYKLSTFVLSAAFAGLAGVLLTHYNGGIGPSEASVMKSVRYVAIVAVGGMANLWGTLLMSLLLNYLSLRGYFGTYDDAVFGVILILIMLFAPDGLLRRQLFEELKAAVFPAGGEKET, from the coding sequence ATGCGGGGGAGGCACCTTCCGGTCCTCATCTTCGGGGGGCTGATCGTGGGCATCCAGCTCGCGACCTCGGTCGCCGGCAATCCCTATCATCTCACCCAGCTGACGATGTCCGCGTACTACTCGCTCCTGGCCATCGGGCTTTGTCTCCTGGTCGGATATGCGGGGCAGATCTCGCTCGGTCACGCCGGGTTTTTCGCGATCGGCGGCTACATCACGGCCCTGCTGACGACGCACGACCTCTCGTCCCGGGCGGGCGGCGCAAGCCGGTGGCTGGCGAAGGCGGGGATCCTTTCCTCCCGCACCGACCTCTACGGGGGGGAACTGTTGACCGTCCATCCCTGGGTTGCGTGCCTCGTGGCGGTTCTTGCGACCGTCGGGATCGCCTACGCCGTAGGAGGCCCGGTCCTGAAGCTTCGGGGCCACTACCTTGCCATGGCGACATTGGGCTTCGGCGTCATCATTTACCGTATCGTCCTGGGGACCGAATTCCTCGGCGCGGCGGACGGCATTTCCGACGTTCCCCCGTTTGCCGTCCTCCCCGGCCTCGAGGTTTCCGGAAAGGCCGCTCTGCGCGCCTCCAATTATTATCTCGCCTGGGGGGTGGTGATCGCCGCAATGGTGCTTCTCCTCAATCTCATCGATTCCCGTGCCGGGAGGGCCCTCTCCTCGATCCACGGCGCCGAGGACGCCGCCGAGGCGATGGGGATCCCCACCGCCCGGTACAAGCTTTCCACCTTCGTGCTTTCCGCCGCCTTTGCGGGACTCGCCGGCGTGCTGCTCACCCATTACAACGGCGGCATCGGGCCCTCGGAGGCCTCGGTCATGAAATCCGTCCGGTACGTCGCGATCGTTGCGGTCGGCGGCATGGCGAACCTCTGGGGGACGCTCCTGATGAGCCTTCTCCTCAACTACCTCTCTCTTCGCGGATATTTCGGGACCTATGACGACGCGGTCTTCGGCGTCATACTGATCCTGATCATGCTCTTCGCGCCCGATGGGCTCCTGCGGCGGCAGCTGTTCGAGGAGCTCAAGGCAGCGGTTTTCCCCGCCGGCGGGGAGAAGGAAACGTGA